From the genome of Spinacia oleracea cultivar Varoflay chromosome 2, BTI_SOV_V1, whole genome shotgun sequence, one region includes:
- the LOC110795419 gene encoding uncharacterized protein: MSTPFSEDIMNAPKEPKVKNPTIEAYDGTTDPDMHLVAYRHHMYVQGTNEATWCKYFPATLKGVASKWFERLPPWSIASFNELQTLFSTRFMAHKEERKTSMHLGRIQQGKDESLRSYVKRFNLEAGQIPDLPDGVSFDNFIKGLKKGSFKFDLVKKSVRTMAEVLDEAEAFIHATEICSASKDGRIGEATDSSGKKDKIDRKAPRVNGTWALSKEHDNNSPGHKRERPQEREYFEYNRDLLTILKDVGTRYDLERPFPMKSPAESRDPKLYCQFHEDIGHETKSSRSLKRALDGLASKGHLKNYLQRNAHGSGKSQYKKNKSPVSPTEGNHSEGGFVAVISGGPAVGGPTMRGEKYYARRLGQVMLSGKSPLDPFPRIEICESDGGRIAAPHDDPLVVELKISNMRVKRILIDTGSSSDIISVECLNRLAHDPKTMDSIHYPIIGFGGSIIHPFVCDDGALGTIHGYQQQARDCYLTTLNPSAWKKDSAEARSKRKHEEELPSPNESKPAKAEPVKIEESGCK; the protein is encoded by the exons ATGAGTACTCCCTTCTCTGAGGATATCATGAACGCCCCAAAAGAGCCCAAGGTAAAAAATCCTACCATTGAAGCCTATGACGGTACCACAGATCCCGATATGCACTTAGTTGCATACCGTCATCatatgtatgttcaaggaaccaatgaagccacttggtgcaaatatttcCCAGCCACTctcaaaggagtagcgtctAAATGGTTTGAGCGATTGCCCCCATGGTCAATTGCCTCTTTCAACGAACTGCAGACTCTGTTCTCCACcaggttcatggcacacaaggaagaaaggaaaacaagtaTGCACTTGGGACGAATTCAACAGGGGAAGGATGAGTCACTGAGAAGCTATGTGAAACGCTTCAATCTAGAGGCCGGACAAATCCCAGATTTGCCGGACGGCGTCTCCTTCGATAATTTTATCAAGGGACTGAAGAAGGGATCCTTTAAGTTTGACCTAGTCAAGAAAAGTGTAAGGACCATGGCTGAGGTTTTGGACGAGGCcgaagcatttatccatgcgacagaaatatgcagcgcgtcaaaAGATGGAAGGATTGGAGAAGCAACAGATTCCTCAGGGAAGAAAGACAAGATAGACAGAAAAGCCCCACGAGTAAATGGTACTTGGGCACTCTCAAAAGAGCACGATAACAATTCTCCTGGACACAAGAGAGAACGTCCACAAGAAAGGGAATACTTCGAGTATAACAGAGATCTCCTCACAATACTGAAAGACGTCGGAACCAGGTATGACCTTGAACGACCTTTCCCCATGAAGTCTCCTGCTGAGAGTCGAGACCCTAAgttatattgccagttccatgaagacaTAGGGCATGAAACCAAGAGCAGCAGAAGCTTGAAGAGAGCTCTAGACGGCCTAGCCTCTAAAGGACAtctcaagaactacttacagaGGAATGCTCACGGCTCTGGGAAAAGCCagtacaaaaagaacaagtcacctgtCTCACCCACGGAGGGAAATCACAGCGAAGGGGggtttgtagccgtcatatctgggGGACCGGCCGTtggaggacccaccatgagggGAGAGAAATATTATGCTCGCCGCCTGGGGCAGGTAATGCTGTCAGGAAAGTCACCGCTGGACCCATTCCCACGGATCGAGATATGTGAGTCAGATGGTGGACGAATAGCCGCTCCGCATGATGATCCCCTTGTGGTCGAGTTGAAAATATCCAATATGAGGGTGAAGCGCATCTTAATAGACACGGGGAGCTCGTCTGACATAATAAGCGTGGAATGCCTCAACCGCCTAGCACATGACCCCAAAACCATGGATAGCATACACTATCCCATTATTGGTTTTGGAGGAAGCATTATACATCCT tttgtatgtgatGATGGGGCATTAGGAACCATACATGGATACCAGCAACAAGCAAGAGACTGTTACCTCACcaccctcaacccgtcagcatggaagaaAGATTCGGCCGAAGCTAGAAGCAAAAGAAAGCATGAAGAAGAACTGCCATCCCCCAATGAGAGTAAGCCAGCCAAAGCAGAACCTGTCAAGATAGAAGAAAGTGGCTGTAAATAG